AAACTTTAACTCCGATGAGAAGCATACAAAACTCAAGGTAGTACTTTTGATAGATGAGAATTCTGCCAGTGCATCAGAAATTGTTGCGTCAGCCCTCATAGATAATAATGCTGCGATTTCTGTGGGTCAGAAAACTTTCGGTAAGGGTATCGTTCAGGAAACACGCTTGTTTAAGGATGAAACAGCAGTAAGTCTTACTGTAAAGGAATACTTCTCACCTAAGGGTACAAAAATACATGGTGTGGGAGTTACTCCTCAGTATCTTGTGACGAATAGCGATGGCAAGGATTTACAACTAGAGAAGGCTATAGAACTTGCAGGCTAATTGACTTTAGCACGGTAAAATGATATAATTCTAACGCAATATTTCGATGTTTTATGCTTTACTATTAAGGCGAAAGGAAGAGACCATGGCTTACGAATCAAAGTACAGAAGAGAAGATATTGACGAACTATTCGATGGGATTTTGACATTGCGCGATAGAGAGGATTGCTATAGATTCTTTGAGGATATATGTACTATCAACGAGATACACTCAATCGCTCAGAGATTGCAGGTAGCTAAGCTCCTTTCGGAGAAGAAAACATACAACGAAATAGAGAAGGTGACTAAGGCTTCGACAGCGACTATAAGCAGAATTAACAAGTGCATTGTTTATGGTGCGGACGGATATCGCAGGGTTTTGGATCGCCTTAACAATGAGAAAAAATAGTTTAGGGTGCATTAGCACCCTATTGTTTTAATAGCTAAAAATCCCCATAGTTTGTCTTGGGATAAGTATAATGGAGGTTATTTTGCCAGAGATATATTTAAGAGAAGGAACAGTTTTGCATGGAGAGAAAAGTCATGGCTTAATAAGAACTGCACTAGCAAGCTATCTAAAAAATCAAGAATGCGAATCACTGAATATAGGCGAAATAGACGATATTGTAAATGGTGTTAAGATAGAAGTTTACAAAGAAGGAAAGCCATATTTTGCAAATTTAGATGTAGAGTTTTCAGTATCAAATACAGGCCCTATGTGGATGTGCCTATTTGATAGAAAGCCGTGCGGAATCGATATACAGGAGGTAAAATCCTGCAAGCACGAATCTATAGCTGGCAGGCATTTCAGCAAGGCAGAATTTGAGTATGTGAAGCTCTGGGGAGAAGAAGGCTTTTTTGATATTTGGACAGCCAAGGAAGCTTTTGGAAAATATACAGGGAAGGGACTTTTTGCATCAAATGAATCTGTGGTTGGTGAAAACCACGAGCTAAAACAGAGCCTTGTGTATGAAGGAAAGAAGGTCTATATAAAGAGAATAGATATTCTTCCTGAAATAAAGTGCACATATTGTCTTGAGACTAATGAAGATGCCAAGGTGGTGCTTCTATGAAGTCAATAAGTGAACTTGCAGCAGCAAGGGTGCTTCGCTCAAGATGTAGCGCCTCAGTTTTAAGAAAATATCTTAAGGACAAGGACTTCTCTAGTGAGGAAATAGAGCCGGTAATTGAAAGTTTTATAGAATACGGATATCTAGATGATCTTCAGTACTGCAGGGACTTTATCGCTCATGGAGAGGGAAAAGGCTGGGGAGAGCTTAGAATCAAGAGAGAACTCCGAAAGCGAGAGCTCAGCACTGATGATATATCGATTGCTTTTGATGAGAAGGCTGAGAATGCAGAAGCTGAAGATGTAAATAGCGAAGCAGCTAGAGCGCTTACGGTAGCTCTAAAAGTTGTAAGGCAAAGCGGAATGGATATAGAAGGCAGGCTACCAGAAAAGCTTAGAAATAGAATAATCCGCAGGTTATCAACCTACGGATATGGTTCTTCAATAGTATTTTCTACACTCAGCAAACTCGATGAGCTAGCTAGAGATGAGATTTTATTCGATTATGAAGTCTAGCCTATTTATTGCTATTTTATGTCTTACTCCTTGCGAGGATGAAGACTGTTACAAATATACATGCAAATCCTACTGCTTCTATTCCAGTGAATGGAACATTTAGTAAAATTACCATAAACACTGTGGCTGATACTGGCTCTATGCTAGCTAGCATGCTGGCTACGACAGGACCGCATCTGTCTATTCCCATTAGATATAGAGTATATGATACTATAGTTCCAAGTAGTATAATTAGAACAAGAAGCGCGATGAACTTAGGATCTGTATTAAATGGCTGTAAGAATGCTTTGCTATAGGTGCTTGTTACAGCTCCTCCGATGAGCATAGCGCATCCAGTTACCGGAATCGCACCGTACTTCTCTATCAGCTTGATAGGGATGAAGGTGTAGAATACGATAGCAAATGCAGAAAATAGTCCCCACATTAGACCAAGAGGTGTTATGTAGATGCGGTGAATATCGCCGTGAGTTGCAAGTATAAATGTGCCTATCATGGCAAGCATGATGGCGCTGACTTCCTTCTTTGTTGGGAGTCTTTTGATAAGTATGCATTCGGTAATCATGCAGAAGACAGGCCCTATATACTGGAGTATGGTTGCGGTTCCTGAGTTTGAATTATTGATTGCCTCAAGATAAGAAACTTGATTGAACAAAATGCCAAACAGTGCAAATAGAACTAGCTGAAGTACAGAACGCTTATCTTTAAGCATAGAAATCAGGTTTTCTCTATTTGTTAGTAGGGCTGCAATGGTGAGTATTAGACCAGAAAAAACCATGCGCATTGAAGATAGATAAACAGGAGTTATCCCGAAGTTCTTAAACAGAATTTCGGCACAGTTGCCCGAAAAGCCCCATGCTATTCCTGCGAAAATTGTCATGACCATGCCTTGTTTGAATCTATCCTTCATATAGTCCTCCAATCAAAATATTCGTAACTTCTATAGTGATATAAAAGGAGAAAAATGTCAAATAAGAATTTTGCGAGAGAATTTTTTAGAATCTACGATAGAAAGGTGAGCTGCGGAGAAATCGTCTTCAAAAACCTCGGCATGCCGCACAATGATTTTACCATGCTATGTACTACGGAAGGTCATGTGCCACCAGCTGAAGTAATTGAAACTCTTTGCGTAACAATGAAATTAAGCGAGGACGAAAAGGCAATCTTTAGAAGCTTTATCGTAGAAGAAGATGAATAGTGAAGTACAATAATATTGCAAAGAATATCTATGATTTTCATTTTGTTTACACATCAAAGTGGTATATATAGATATGTAGAATTTAAATTAAATAGAACTTAATATATATTGAAGGGAGTGTAATATGACAAAGGTAGACATATTTTCAGGATTTTTAGGAGCAGGAAAGACAACTTTGATTAAAAAGCTTATTTCCGAAGCATATAAGGACGAAAAGCTTGTGCTTATTGAGAACGAGTTTGGTGATATAGGAGTAGACGGTGAGTTCCTAAAGGACTCAGGAATTCAGGTTAATGAAATGAACTCTGGATGCATTTGCTGTAGTCTTGTTGGAGATTTTGGCAAGGCTCTTGCTGAGGTAGTTCAGAAATACAATCCTGACAGAATCCTGATTGAGCCATCTGGTGTTGGTAAGCTTAGCGATGTTATCATGGCAGTAGAAAATCTGCATAATGAAGAGCTTGTACTAAATGGATTTACAACGGTTGTTGATGCTAAGAAGTGCAAGATGTATATGAAGAACTTTGGTGAATTCTTCAATAATCAGATTGAGAACGCAAGTGCTATTATTTTAAGCCATACAGCTGGTCTTGCCCAGGACAAGCTAGATGCCTGCGTTGCCCTTCTACGTGAGCATAACGAAACTGCGGAAATTGTTACAACAGACTGGGATGAGCTAGATGGCAAGCTAATACTTCAGACCATGGAAAAGAGAGCTGGAATCGATGCGGAACTTGAGCATCTAAAAGCGGAAATGCATGAGCATCATCACCATCATGAGCATGAAGAGCATGAGCACCATCACGACCACGAACATGGCGAAGGCTGCTGCTGTGGACATGATCACGGACATGAAGAGCACGAGCACCATCACCATCATGAGCATGAAGGGCATGAGCACCATCACGACCATGAACATGGTGAAGGCTGCTGCTGTGGACATGACCATGAGCATGAAGAGCACGAGCACCACCATCACGACCACGAGCATGGCGAAAGCTGTGGATGTGGACATCACCACGAGCACGGACATCACCATGC
The nucleotide sequence above comes from Eubacterium sulci ATCC 35585. Encoded proteins:
- a CDS encoding TrpR-like protein YerC/YecD; this translates as MAYESKYRREDIDELFDGILTLRDREDCYRFFEDICTINEIHSIAQRLQVAKLLSEKKTYNEIEKVTKASTATISRINKCIVYGADGYRRVLDRLNNEKK
- a CDS encoding cobalamin biosynthesis protein CobW, translating into MTKVDIFSGFLGAGKTTLIKKLISEAYKDEKLVLIENEFGDIGVDGEFLKDSGIQVNEMNSGCICCSLVGDFGKALAEVVQKYNPDRILIEPSGVGKLSDVIMAVENLHNEELVLNGFTTVVDAKKCKMYMKNFGEFFNNQIENASAIILSHTAGLAQDKLDACVALLREHNETAEIVTTDWDELDGKLILQTMEKRAGIDAELEHLKAEMHEHHHHHEHEEHEHHHDHEHGEGCCCGHDHGHEEHEHHHHHEHEGHEHHHDHEHGEGCCCGHDHEHEEHEHHHHDHEHGESCGCGHHHEHGHHHADEVFQSIGMETSHKFSEAEINDFLGKLGNFTEFGTILRAKGVVENAEGGWIHFDYVPGEPDVRTGSAATTGMICVIGVDIEEANIREALAL